A genomic segment from Lycium ferocissimum isolate CSIRO_LF1 unplaced genomic scaffold, AGI_CSIRO_Lferr_CH_V1 ctg3646, whole genome shotgun sequence encodes:
- the LOC132044112 gene encoding protein NRT1/ PTR FAMILY 6.2-like → MSWTVADAVDYKGSPADKSKTGGWIPATLILGIEIIERLSTMGIAVNLVTYLGGTMHLPSSSSANIVTDFMGTSFLLCLLGGFLADSFLGRYKTIAIFALIQTLGTGMLTLATSLPQLRPPPCHRHDANCKPANGFQMGILYLALYLIALGTGGLKSGVSGFGTDQFDEKDEKEKAQMAFFFNRFFFFISMGTLTAVTVLVYIQDEVGRIWAYGVCSVAMFIAIVIFLLGTKTYRYKKSAGSPIVQIFQVIVAAIKKRKMDLPYDVGMLYENTTPEDTRIQHTEEFRTLDKAAIVAEGDFEDHSAPNPWKLSSVTRVEEVKMMARLLPIWATTIIFWTTYAQMITFSVEQASTMERTIGNFQIPAGSLTVFFVAAILITLAVYDRIIMPLWKKWKGKPGFTNLQRIAIGLVLSVIGMAAAALAEKERLAVAKSVGRHTSTLPISVFVLIPQFFLVGAGEAFIYTGQLDFFITQSPKGMKTMSTGLFLTTLSLGFFISSFLVSLMKKLTKSNATPEGWLADNINYGRLDLFYWLLAALGVINFAIYLNCATGYKPKKAKSATAMETLHHGNGAEDKC, encoded by the exons ACTTAGGTGGTACAATGCATTTGCCTAGTTCAAGTTCAGCCAATATTGTAACAGATTTCATGGGCACGTCCTTTCTCCTGTGTCTGCTTGGAGGCTTTCTTGCAGACTCTTTCCTCGGCAGATACAAAACTATTGCAATATTTGCTCTTATACAGACACTG GGAACCGGGATGTTAACGTTGGCAACCAGCCTGCCGCAACTGCGACCCCCTCCGTGCCATCGTCATGATGCCAATTGCAAACCAGCAAATGGTTTTCAAATGGGAATCCTATACTTAGCCTTATATCTCATAGCATTAGGTACTGGTGGCTTAAAATCTGGTGTCTCAGGATTTGGAACGGACCAATTCGATGAGAAAGATGAGAAGGAAAAGGCGCAAATGGCGTTTTTCTTCAAcagattcttcttcttcatcagcATGGGGACTTTGACAGCAGTTACAGTGCTTGTTTATATCCAAGATGAAGTTGGACGGATCTGGGCTTATGGTGTTTGCTCAGTAGCCATGTTCATTGCCATTGTAATATTCCTTCTGGGTACTAAAACGTACCGATACAAGAAAAGTGCAGGAAGTCCTATTGTCCAAATTTTTCAAGTCATTGTTGCTGCTATAAAGAAGAGGAAAATGGATCTTCCATATGATGTGGGCATGCTCTATGAGAATACTACTCCAGAGGATACAAGAATCCAACACACAGAAGAATTCAG AACATTGGACAAGGCTGCGATCGTAGCTGAGGGAGATTTTGAGGACCACTCTGCTCCAAATCCATGGAAGCTTAGCTCAGTGACAAGGGTTGAGGAAGTGAAAATGATGGCAAGGCTGCTCCCAATTTGGGCCACCACTATAATTTTCTGGACCACCTACGCACAGATGATTACTTTTTCTGTTGAACAAGCTTCTACCATGGAAAGAACAATAGGCAACTTCCAAATTCCAGCAGGATCTCTCACTGTCTTCTTTGTGGCAGCCATCTTAATCACCTTGGCTGTTTATGACCGAATTATCATGCCACTTTGGAAGAAATGGAAGGGAAAACCAG GTTTTACCAACCTACAAAGAATTGCCATTGGCCTTGTATTATCCGTAATAGGAATGGCAGCAGCTGCGCTAGCAGAGAAGGAAAGATTGGCAGTTGCAAAATCGGTGGGGCGACACACTTCAACTTTGCCAATTAGTGTATTCGTCTTGATCCCGCAATTCTTCTTGGTAGGGGCTGGAGAAGCTTTCATCTACACCGGCCAACTCGATTTCTTCATAACACAATCACCAAAAGGGATGAAGACAATGAGCACTGGCCTTTTCTTGACAACCCTTTCACTCGGTTTCTTCATTAGCAGCTTCTTAGTGTCACTTATGAAGAAGTTGACCAAAAGTAACGCTACACCTGAAGGCTGGCTTGCAGACAACATAAACTATGGAAGGCTTGACTTGTTCTATTGGCTTCTTGCTGCGTTAGGAGTCATAAACTTTGCCATCTACCTAAATTGCGCAACTGGGTACAAGCCAAAGAAGGCTAAATCTGCCACAGCGATGGAGACGTTGCACCATGGAAATGGAGCTGAAGACAAGTGCTAG